The window GTGCTGGCGGGAACCTCATCCAGCGCGGCGATGAGCGGCAGGGTGAAGCGACGGAAGCTGGCGTCGTAGAGAGGCTCGGAGATGAAGCGCGCCCCCATCTTCCGGGCGAAGAGCGTGGGCGCCCTCGGCACGCGCAAGCCGTCCAGCAGGCCCTGCTCCGCGCGCAGCCGCTCCATGGGCGTGTAGTAGGGATTGCTGGGGATGACGGGTGCATCCACCGGCTCCGGCACGTCCACGCGCCAGCGCTGGCTCATCCAGCCCCGGTAGGCGGCCACCTGACAGGACAGCATCGCGTCCTCGCGCGAATCCGTGTCCAGGTTCGCGGACGCAAGCCAGTGCGTCACGCCGCGCCGCCGGCTCTCCTCGTAGATGCCCGCGTGCAGCCGGGTGACGGCCTCGGAGTGGCGCCAGCCGTCGAGCACGCAGAAGCGCGACGTCTCCGCGACGACCATGCCCGGGCGGACCACCTCGGACAGGTCCAGCTTCTGCTCCAGCTCCAGCCCCAGCCGTCCGCCGATGGCATCCGCCACCTCCGGGTTGGGCAGCAGCAGCCGCAACGTAGCCACCGGGGCCGCGTCCGCATAGACGACCAGATGCACGGTGGTGTCCAGCGTGTCGAAACAGCTCACCTCGCGACGCGACGGCGGCATCCACCCCGTCATCAACCCCAGCTCTCCGCCGAAGACGGTCCAGCGGACGCGGACCGCGTCATCGAGCTCGCGCTGGGTGGTGGCAACACGACAATGCATGGACGTCATGGGTTTCTCCGGGAAGCGAAGCGGGTCCGGCGTCGCGCCGTCCTCGCCCTTTCATTCGCCGCCCAAGCCCCGAGTGCGCGCGGGCCCTGCTCTTTTTGCTCACCGCGAATCCAGGGCCCGCGGGGTACGACGGGGAGCGTGTCCCAGGACACCGTCTGGGGTGGACATCAAGAAGAAGCGCTGCGCCAACCTGGAGAATCTGGCGTAAGAAGCCGCGCATGGCGCGGACCCTCGATGGAACCGAAATCAGCCGGGTGATGCGGGCGGAGATGGCCCAGGACGTCGCGGCGCTCCAGGCCGCCGGCGTGACCCCCGGGCTCTCCGTGGTGCTGGTGGGCAACAATCCGGCGAGCCAGGCGTACGTCGCGAGCAAGACACGAGCGTGCGAGTCCCTGGGGATGCGCGGCCAGACGCTGACGTTGCCCGAGGACGTGTCGAAGGAGGCGCTGTTCGCCGTCATCGACCGGCTGAACGCCGACCCGTCCGTGCACGGCATCCTGGTGCAACTGCCGCTGCCGGCCCACCTGCCCTACAAGGCCGTCCTGGAGCACATCCACCCGGCGAAGGACGTGGATGGCTTTCACCCGGTGAACGCCGGGCTCGCCTTCGTCGGAGACCCCCGGGCCTTCGTGCCCTGCACCCCCGCCGGCATCATGGAGATGCTCCGGCGCGAGGACATCCCCACCCGGGGCAAACACGTGGTCATCGTGGGCCGCAGCCTCATCGTCAGCAAGCCGCTGGCGTCGCTGCTGATGGCGCCGGGCCCCGACGCCACCGTCACCATCACCCACCGCCACACGCCGGACCTCGCGTCATTCACGCGGCAGGCGGACATCCTCATCGTCGCGGTGGGCAAGCAGAACCTCATCACCGCGGACATGGTGAAGCCGGGCGTCGTCGTCATCGACGTGGGGCAGAACCGCGTGTCCGACGCGAGCTCACCGCGCGGCTACCGCATGGTGGGGGACGTGGATTTCGATGCCATCCAGCCCATTGCCAGCGCCATCACCCCGGTGCCCGGCGGCGTGGGGCCGATGACCATCACCATGCTGCTGGCGAACACGCTCCAGGCCGCGCGGCAGACCCAGGCCCGGTGAGCCCGTCAGCGGCCCGGGCCTGGACGTACGCCGCCAGGCCCAGAGGCGGACTCGCACGGCCACGAAACAATCGCTCGACGCCCGCGGGGACGTTCACCACCAACGGCGCGGCGGGCATTCCGGGCGCCATGCCGTCCTCCCTGAACATGAGCATCCCCGGCGGGACGTGGAGCCATCCCTCCTTCCCGCTCCACCGGCTGACCGGCCCGTAGCGCGCCACGTGGCACCGTGCCGAGCCTCGTGCCGGCATGGTGCCCGATGCCCGCGCTGACGTCCCCTGGACGCCGGGTGCCCTGCGTCCCCAGCGCATGCGTGTCCGTCTTGCGATATCCACTGAGCGCATGAGGAACGCCCTTCATGCGGTGCGTGGCATCGGCGCGGCCCTGGCGCGGGGACTGCTGGTCGCCAGCGTGGGAGCCGGACTGCTGGTGAGTGGGTGCAAGTCAGCCTCGCACACCCCGCCGCTCGCGCCAGACGCGGGTGCACTGGCGTGGGTGCGCATTCCCGCCTCCGACGCACGCGTGCAGTACCTCGGCCGGACGTACCGTTCGGACACCGGCGTCGTCTTCTCCCACCCCGGAGTGACCATCCGTGCCCGCTTCTGGGGAGACGCCGTTCGGATGGAGCTCCACGACGCGGGCCAGGGTGGCGAGGTGGGGACCACCTACTTCGATGTCGTGATTGACGGGGCGCCCGCGCGACAGCTCGCGGTGAGCCGCCATCAGTCCAGCTACCTGCTCGCCACCGGCCTGGAGGTGGGGCTGCACACGGTGGAACTCATCAAGCGCACCGAGTCCCTGGTCGGCCACAGCGAACTCGTGGCGCTGGAGGTTCATGGCGAGCTCCGGGAGCCGCCCGCCCGCTCGGGACTCCGGATGGAGTTCGTTGGGGACTCCGTCACCTGTGGCTACGGAAGCGACGTCGCCCTCATCCCGGGCTCGCCCTCCTGGACCGCGCCCACCTTCACGTCGAAGAACCAGAATCCCCGGCGCACCTATGCCTGGCTCACGGCGGGGAACCTGGGCGCGGAGGCGGTGCTCATCTGCTATTCGGGCCACGGGGTGTACCGCAACCTGGACATGTCCACGTCCGGCCTGGTGCCCGCGCTCTACGAGCTCGCGGTCCCCGGCCACGGCGTCGCCTGGGACTTCTCTGGCCCGTCGCCCGATGTGATTGTCGTCAACGCGGGGACCAACGACACGTTCGCCGGCAGCGGCACCGACGCCTACCTTCCGGACGAAGCGGCCTTCAAATC is drawn from Myxococcus xanthus and contains these coding sequences:
- a CDS encoding GNAT family N-acyltransferase, whose protein sequence is MTSMHCRVATTQRELDDAVRVRWTVFGGELGLMTGWMPPSRREVSCFDTLDTTVHLVVYADAAPVATLRLLLPNPEVADAIGGRLGLELEQKLDLSEVVRPGMVVAETSRFCVLDGWRHSEAVTRLHAGIYEESRRRGVTHWLASANLDTDSREDAMLSCQVAAYRGWMSQRWRVDVPEPVDAPVIPSNPYYTPMERLRAEQGLLDGLRVPRAPTLFARKMGARFISEPLYDASFRRFTLPLIAALDEVPASTLARFNALAQHPLRRAA
- the folD gene encoding bifunctional methylenetetrahydrofolate dehydrogenase/methenyltetrahydrofolate cyclohydrolase FolD — its product is MARTLDGTEISRVMRAEMAQDVAALQAAGVTPGLSVVLVGNNPASQAYVASKTRACESLGMRGQTLTLPEDVSKEALFAVIDRLNADPSVHGILVQLPLPAHLPYKAVLEHIHPAKDVDGFHPVNAGLAFVGDPRAFVPCTPAGIMEMLRREDIPTRGKHVVIVGRSLIVSKPLASLLMAPGPDATVTITHRHTPDLASFTRQADILIVAVGKQNLITADMVKPGVVVIDVGQNRVSDASSPRGYRMVGDVDFDAIQPIASAITPVPGGVGPMTITMLLANTLQAARQTQAR
- a CDS encoding SGNH/GDSL hydrolase family protein — protein: MRNALHAVRGIGAALARGLLVASVGAGLLVSGCKSASHTPPLAPDAGALAWVRIPASDARVQYLGRTYRSDTGVVFSHPGVTIRARFWGDAVRMELHDAGQGGEVGTTYFDVVIDGAPARQLAVSRHQSSYLLATGLEVGLHTVELIKRTESLVGHSELVALEVHGELREPPARSGLRMEFVGDSVTCGYGSDVALIPGSPSWTAPTFTSKNQNPRRTYAWLTAGNLGAEAVLICYSGHGVYRNLDMSTSGLVPALYELAVPGHGVAWDFSGPSPDVIVVNAGTNDTFAGSGTDAYLPDEAAFKSAYRAFLTRLRTLHPRAHLVCTLGSMSDGRKQLEQNGTTTSAHVGDWLTELVAERQQQGDARVYRHVMAVQNPNVDGVGEDWHPSAATHQKMAEALTWFIRDVVRP